From one Gracilibacillus salinarum genomic stretch:
- a CDS encoding FMN-binding glutamate synthase family protein produces MAEIASVILLSMVVIILIIPGMLMLYAFLVDRNQKRHAVLKNYPLIGRVRYFLESIGPELRQYLFTEDNTGKPFSRKDYQDIVLPAKYKRRLEGFGSKRDFDQQGYYIRNTMFPKLKEELSVQHAPLIDTKIYHVDKENLFSRKEHRQSQQVSPYLLKKEHEVVIGPNVKHPFRLQGLIGMSGMSYGALGDRAISALSIGLGRAGGTWMNTGEGGLSAYHFKGNVDIIMQIGPGLYGVRTSDGKMSWEQLKQKAEITQIKAFEIKLAQGAKTRGGHLEADKVTEEIARNRGIEPFKANDSPNRFHQFDNVYGLLDFVEEVRSVSEKPVGIKIVVGQEEEIYHLAEVMKETGKIPDFISVDGGEGGTGATFQELTDSVGLPIKSAIPILNQALISAGVREKVKIIASGKLFTPDRMALALALGADLVQAARAFMITTGCIMAQVCHTNHCPVGVATTDPKLQRGLDIEEKSYRVTNYVLSIREGLYNIASAAGVESPSQLNERHIAFKDSNHVVHKNHLMTHK; encoded by the coding sequence ATGGCGGAGATTGCATCGGTGATTTTGTTAAGTATGGTTGTGATTATTCTTATTATCCCAGGCATGTTAATGCTATATGCCTTTTTAGTTGACCGAAATCAAAAAAGGCATGCTGTGCTTAAGAATTATCCATTGATCGGCAGAGTTCGTTATTTTTTGGAAAGTATCGGTCCTGAGTTAAGACAGTACTTATTTACGGAGGATAATACCGGAAAGCCTTTTTCGAGGAAAGACTATCAGGATATTGTCCTGCCGGCAAAGTATAAGAGAAGACTAGAGGGATTTGGTTCCAAACGGGATTTTGATCAGCAAGGTTATTATATAAGAAATACGATGTTTCCGAAGTTAAAAGAAGAACTATCTGTTCAGCATGCACCACTTATTGATACCAAAATTTATCACGTTGATAAAGAAAATCTATTCTCACGCAAAGAACATCGTCAATCGCAGCAGGTGTCTCCTTATTTATTAAAAAAGGAACATGAAGTCGTTATTGGCCCGAATGTCAAACATCCTTTTCGTTTGCAAGGACTGATTGGAATGTCTGGAATGAGTTATGGCGCGCTCGGAGATCGAGCCATCAGTGCTTTATCCATTGGCTTAGGCCGTGCAGGCGGTACGTGGATGAACACAGGAGAAGGCGGCTTGTCTGCCTACCACTTCAAAGGAAATGTCGATATCATCATGCAGATCGGTCCTGGTTTATATGGAGTGCGCACCAGCGATGGCAAGATGTCGTGGGAACAATTAAAGCAAAAAGCAGAGATCACACAAATTAAAGCGTTTGAGATTAAATTAGCACAAGGGGCCAAAACAAGAGGTGGTCATTTAGAAGCTGATAAAGTGACAGAAGAAATTGCGCGTAACCGGGGAATTGAACCATTTAAAGCGAATGACAGTCCTAACCGTTTTCATCAGTTTGATAACGTCTACGGCTTATTAGATTTTGTAGAAGAAGTCAGATCGGTATCGGAAAAGCCGGTAGGTATTAAAATCGTTGTCGGACAGGAAGAGGAGATTTATCATTTGGCAGAAGTAATGAAAGAGACCGGCAAGATTCCTGATTTTATTTCCGTTGATGGCGGTGAAGGTGGAACCGGTGCAACTTTTCAGGAGCTGACAGATAGTGTAGGATTACCGATAAAATCAGCGATCCCGATCCTGAATCAGGCGTTAATCAGTGCTGGTGTACGTGAGAAGGTGAAGATTATTGCCTCAGGGAAATTATTCACACCTGACCGGATGGCTTTAGCGTTAGCACTTGGGGCAGACTTAGTGCAGGCGGCTCGTGCTTTTATGATTACAACTGGCTGTATCATGGCTCAAGTCTGTCATACTAATCATTGTCCGGTAGGTGTCGCAACGACTGACCCTAAATTACAGCGGGGCTTGGATATCGAAGAAAAATCTTATCGTGTTACCAATTATGTGCTATCGATCAGGGAAGGTCTATATAATATTGCATCGGCAGCTGGTGTTGAATCACCATCTCAGTTAAATGAACGGCATATTGCATTTAAAGATAGTAACCATGTTGTTCATAAGAATCATTTAATGACACATAAATAA
- a CDS encoding aldo/keto reductase: MQYRQFGKTDMKISELSFGTWAVGGAWGQTNDTEALNGLARAMDAGVNFFDTADVYGDGHSEELLAKATKGKEDQIHIATKFCRAGDIHDPANYSEEAVTNYVENSLRRLEREQLDLIQIHCPPIEIIRDGAVFGVLDSLKRQGKIRHYGVSVETVEEGLLAMENPNVDALQVIFNIFRQKPVTELFPVAKQKNVGILARVPLASGLLTGKFSAGHQFEEDDHRKFNQNGEAFNVGETFAGLPFDKGVELSNQLNWIKDGRGNMTRAALKWILSHDAVSSVIPGFKTIKQVDDNLAAMKVPEFTETELERLQNFYKNDVHDHIRGPY; the protein is encoded by the coding sequence ATGCAATATCGTCAATTTGGAAAAACAGATATGAAAATTAGTGAATTAAGCTTTGGTACTTGGGCGGTAGGTGGAGCATGGGGGCAAACAAATGATACAGAAGCACTCAATGGATTAGCAAGAGCAATGGATGCAGGTGTTAATTTCTTTGATACGGCAGATGTCTATGGTGATGGACACAGTGAGGAATTATTAGCAAAAGCAACAAAAGGTAAAGAGGACCAGATTCACATTGCTACGAAATTTTGTCGTGCTGGAGACATTCATGATCCGGCCAATTATTCAGAAGAAGCCGTCACAAATTATGTGGAGAATAGTTTAAGAAGACTGGAGCGCGAGCAACTGGACCTTATTCAAATTCATTGTCCACCAATCGAGATTATAAGAGATGGTGCCGTTTTTGGTGTGTTAGATTCTTTAAAGCGACAGGGGAAAATACGCCACTATGGTGTCAGCGTGGAGACGGTTGAGGAAGGGTTATTAGCGATGGAAAATCCGAATGTTGACGCGCTGCAAGTCATTTTTAACATTTTCCGGCAAAAGCCTGTTACAGAGTTGTTTCCTGTAGCGAAGCAAAAGAATGTTGGAATTCTGGCAAGGGTACCACTGGCAAGCGGGCTATTAACAGGCAAATTCTCAGCTGGCCACCAATTTGAAGAAGATGATCACCGGAAATTTAATCAAAATGGAGAAGCTTTTAATGTAGGAGAAACCTTTGCCGGTTTACCTTTTGATAAAGGGGTGGAATTGAGCAATCAGCTGAACTGGATCAAAGATGGCCGAGGTAATATGACAAGAGCTGCACTGAAGTGGATCTTAAGTCATGATGCTGTTTCCTCCGTAATACCTGGATTTAAGACAATCAAGCAAGTCGATGATAATCTGGCGGCGATGAAAGTACCTGAGTTTACTGAAACCGAGCTTGAACGACTACAAAACTTTTATAAAAATGACGTGCATGATCATATTAGAGGTCCCTATTAA
- a CDS encoding response regulator transcription factor — protein MKEFYKVLIVDDEMLIRQGIINYIEWEQEGYKIIGEASNGEEALELLDSYQPQIMITDIVMPGMDGIELVKRVKEHYPDTEIIVLSSFEDFDYVRQTFQNGVADYILKPKLNTTELIKTLNRVTARQTKSPNIQTSNSSVHGILRKMVDGYQSIRDMDIIQEQFPYDTFLLIEALWSKHHPPNMSKQQISALLKKELKDVIHFDIPIQEHGLLFIANFDADDLPQVRTAIENGSRAAASPSAKWIIGQPFHSIHQLKELYEINQKKLQQYHFYLADRRLLAYDQLPAQDDTQPDFDLNHLIYLFKRKQFQEAFIYLNEHIGILSHQYDRDAFEFKSWLENIIFNIIVLLGNMNYPIKDLEAEKYSYFSDINDAFHIREAIAIFDAFIAKVELLVLPSNVETTSNIQLLLDYIDDHYEQHLTLKTLADHFHFNPSYLSSYFSKHHQEGFSEYLNHVRIKNAMKLLRSTDLSISAISEEVGYSDPSYFTKVFKKVASVSPSTYRRDNK, from the coding sequence ATGAAAGAATTTTACAAAGTTTTAATTGTAGATGATGAAATGCTGATACGACAAGGCATTATTAATTATATTGAATGGGAACAAGAAGGTTATAAAATTATAGGAGAGGCTTCGAATGGTGAAGAGGCTTTAGAATTACTTGATTCTTATCAGCCACAGATCATGATTACGGATATCGTCATGCCGGGAATGGACGGCATTGAATTAGTGAAAAGGGTGAAAGAACACTATCCTGATACCGAAATTATCGTTTTAAGCAGCTTTGAAGATTTTGATTATGTTCGTCAAACCTTTCAAAATGGTGTGGCAGATTATATATTAAAGCCAAAGTTAAACACAACAGAGTTAATTAAAACGTTAAATCGTGTCACAGCAAGACAAACGAAGTCTCCCAACATTCAAACGAGCAATTCTTCTGTACATGGTATATTAAGAAAAATGGTTGATGGCTATCAATCCATTCGTGATATGGACATTATTCAAGAACAATTTCCATACGATACCTTTCTCTTAATAGAAGCGCTTTGGAGTAAACATCATCCACCAAACATGTCAAAGCAACAGATTTCTGCTCTCTTAAAAAAAGAGTTGAAGGATGTCATTCATTTTGATATCCCTATACAAGAGCATGGTCTCCTTTTTATCGCGAATTTTGATGCGGATGACCTTCCACAAGTAAGAACAGCGATAGAGAATGGTAGCAGGGCAGCTGCTTCACCATCTGCAAAGTGGATCATCGGACAACCTTTCCATTCCATTCATCAATTGAAGGAACTATATGAAATTAACCAGAAAAAGCTGCAGCAATATCATTTTTATCTAGCAGATCGTAGATTACTTGCCTATGATCAATTGCCTGCACAGGATGATACACAACCCGACTTTGATTTGAATCACTTAATTTATCTTTTTAAACGCAAACAGTTCCAGGAAGCCTTTATCTATTTAAACGAACACATCGGCATTCTCTCTCATCAGTATGACCGAGATGCCTTCGAATTCAAATCCTGGTTAGAGAATATTATCTTTAATATCATCGTGCTGCTTGGTAACATGAACTATCCAATTAAAGATTTAGAAGCAGAAAAATACAGCTATTTCTCTGATATTAATGATGCCTTTCATATCCGTGAAGCAATTGCTATATTTGATGCCTTTATCGCCAAAGTAGAACTATTAGTACTGCCATCTAATGTGGAAACAACGTCTAATATTCAATTGCTGCTTGATTATATTGATGATCATTATGAGCAACATTTAACGTTAAAGACATTGGCTGACCATTTTCATTTTAATCCTTCCTATTTATCGAGCTACTTCAGTAAACATCATCAGGAAGGATTTAGTGAATACTTAAACCATGTACGCATTAAGAATGCAATGAAGCTATTGCGAAGCACTGACCTGTCGATTTCTGCTATCAGTGAGGAAGTAGGCTATTCCGACCCTAGTTACTTCACTAAAGTATTTAAAAAAGTAGCATCTGTATCTCCAAGCACGTACCGACGGGATAATAAGTAA
- a CDS encoding cache domain-containing sensor histidine kinase — protein MKRMLKIIHSNNLFIKIFLVMVISIIAVSLSITYSSIQMSSNLFMDTFSITNSKIMNQITERIDNFTESTVSASLEVETNGVMKQALLENHPTTVDESNFYYEMKYEMDRIYAEVDPNDANMVIMSNNQHVFNMNYIKWPVDGNKLANSDLIKRVKESSNDIVYQFENSEVTNGVPMIVASKALRLKSDYIYGYLFFSLTERDLRKFYESYTSAGNNVMLITPGGKIISSNLKERIGDTSEKLLNYAKSFEDEDLEYRQVNVFDHDYTILSQYLPSLDVYLVNLIDQRVVADNVIDTSDIILISVAIVGIAVLVAFLILRRMTVSISQLVNQISDMGRYQFNKPLKVTGGYETQKIAEAFNYMLNELQDYVQLLMNTQEKQRKAELEALQHQINPHFIYNTLASIKFMIKQEKQEIAENTMDSFIALIQNSLSNVDETVSVEQELENLKNYVQINQARYGDRIKVNYLISPDCLDLYLPKLVLQPFIENAFFHAFTKKKNGFIQILIARRENQLVCEIVDNGDGMGEEQIDNKTVKTKQKRKLFSGIGVKNVHERIQLLYGKDYGVEIESELAKGTKVIIVLPVNEHPE, from the coding sequence ATGAAAAGAATGCTAAAGATTATTCATTCAAATAATTTGTTCATCAAAATCTTTCTCGTCATGGTAATTAGTATTATAGCTGTATCGTTATCCATCACATACAGCAGTATCCAAATGTCGAGTAATTTATTTATGGATACATTCAGCATAACCAACTCAAAAATTATGAATCAGATTACCGAAAGAATCGACAACTTCACGGAATCCACTGTCTCTGCTTCATTAGAAGTTGAAACGAATGGTGTGATGAAGCAAGCACTGTTAGAAAATCACCCTACCACTGTCGATGAATCTAATTTTTATTATGAAATGAAATATGAAATGGATAGAATCTATGCAGAGGTAGACCCTAACGATGCCAACATGGTCATCATGAGTAACAATCAACACGTCTTTAATATGAATTATATTAAATGGCCGGTAGATGGAAACAAGCTGGCTAATTCCGATTTAATTAAGCGTGTTAAGGAAAGTTCCAATGATATCGTTTACCAGTTCGAGAATTCTGAAGTCACAAATGGAGTCCCTATGATCGTTGCTTCCAAAGCGTTACGTCTGAAATCGGACTATATTTATGGTTATTTGTTTTTTTCATTAACAGAACGAGATCTGCGGAAGTTCTACGAAAGCTATACGAGTGCTGGCAATAATGTAATGTTAATTACCCCCGGTGGGAAAATCATTTCCAGTAATTTAAAAGAACGAATTGGTGACACATCAGAGAAATTACTAAATTATGCGAAAAGCTTTGAAGACGAAGATTTAGAATATCGTCAAGTCAACGTCTTCGATCATGATTATACGATTCTTTCACAATATCTTCCCAGTCTAGATGTTTATCTAGTAAACCTGATCGATCAGAGGGTGGTAGCCGATAATGTCATCGATACCAGTGACATCATTTTAATAAGTGTAGCAATTGTTGGCATTGCAGTACTGGTCGCATTCTTAATTTTACGTAGAATGACCGTCTCCATCAGTCAATTAGTCAACCAAATTTCAGATATGGGAAGGTACCAGTTCAATAAACCGTTAAAAGTGACAGGTGGTTATGAAACGCAAAAAATAGCTGAAGCATTTAATTATATGCTGAATGAGTTACAGGATTACGTACAGCTGCTTATGAACACGCAAGAAAAACAGAGAAAAGCAGAATTAGAAGCACTGCAACACCAGATCAATCCACATTTTATATACAATACACTAGCTTCGATCAAATTTATGATTAAACAGGAAAAGCAAGAAATTGCCGAAAATACGATGGATTCTTTTATTGCACTGATTCAAAATTCGTTAAGTAATGTTGATGAGACAGTAAGTGTGGAACAAGAGCTAGAAAATCTGAAGAACTATGTACAAATTAACCAAGCCCGTTATGGCGACCGGATTAAAGTCAATTATCTGATTTCACCAGATTGTCTCGATCTGTACTTGCCGAAGCTTGTACTGCAACCTTTTATTGAGAATGCGTTCTTCCATGCGTTTACCAAAAAGAAAAACGGCTTTATTCAAATATTAATTGCACGCCGTGAAAATCAATTAGTTTGTGAAATTGTCGATAACGGCGATGGAATGGGAGAAGAACAGATCGATAATAAAACAGTCAAAACGAAACAAAAAAGAAAATTATTTAGTGGTATTGGTGTCAAAAATGTACACGAGCGTATTCAATTACTGTACGGGAAAGACTATGGCGTCGAAATAGAAAGCGAGCTTGCCAAAGGAACGAAAGTGATTATCGTTCTTCCAGTAAATGAACATCCTGAATAA
- a CDS encoding ABC transporter substrate-binding protein, whose product MSKHITNKFWLLMIALVTATVLAACGGDDSEGDAEGGDDASGTSQLTAWAWDPNFNIAALELAKENYDAEGFELEVIENAQDDIVQKLNTGLSSGTMKGMPNIVLIEDQRAQSFLQSYPDAFYPIGDYFNTEDFASYKIAPTSFDGEQYGLPFDTGATGFFYRTDYLEEAGYTEEDLTNITWADFVTIAKDVKEKTGHPMLALDPNDLGILRVMMQTTGTWYTNEDGEINLVDNEPLKLALTHYKELMSNDLVQLVSDWSQYLAAFNSGDVASVPAGNWIAASVEAEESQSGNWKVAPTPRLDMEGAKNASNQGGSSWYVLNIDGKEAAAEFLGQTFGSNADFYQSLVEDVGALGTYTPASEGDAYQFENEFFNNQQVVYDFSQWMEEIPQVDYGMNTYGIEDILAAEIQQYLNGKSLEDVLADAQAQAENQFK is encoded by the coding sequence ATGAGTAAACATATTACTAACAAATTCTGGTTGCTTATGATAGCGCTTGTAACAGCTACCGTATTAGCAGCATGTGGTGGGGATGATTCAGAAGGAGATGCTGAAGGTGGCGATGATGCTTCAGGTACTTCTCAGCTGACTGCGTGGGCATGGGATCCTAACTTTAACATTGCAGCGCTAGAACTTGCGAAAGAAAATTATGATGCCGAAGGTTTTGAATTAGAAGTTATCGAAAATGCACAAGACGATATCGTTCAAAAACTTAACACTGGTCTTAGCTCTGGTACGATGAAAGGTATGCCAAACATTGTATTAATTGAAGATCAACGTGCACAAAGCTTTTTACAGTCTTATCCGGATGCATTCTATCCAATCGGTGATTATTTCAATACAGAAGATTTCGCTTCTTATAAAATAGCACCAACTAGCTTCGATGGTGAACAATATGGTCTTCCATTCGATACTGGTGCTACTGGTTTCTTCTACCGTACAGATTACCTTGAAGAAGCTGGTTACACAGAAGAAGATTTAACAAATATTACATGGGCTGATTTCGTTACCATTGCAAAAGATGTAAAAGAGAAAACAGGTCACCCTATGCTAGCACTTGATCCAAATGATTTAGGTATTTTACGTGTCATGATGCAAACAACTGGTACTTGGTACACAAATGAAGATGGCGAAATCAATCTAGTGGATAATGAGCCATTAAAATTAGCGTTAACACATTACAAAGAACTAATGTCTAATGATCTTGTTCAATTAGTATCTGACTGGAGCCAATACTTAGCAGCGTTCAACAGTGGCGACGTAGCATCTGTCCCTGCTGGTAACTGGATCGCAGCTAGTGTCGAAGCTGAAGAATCTCAATCAGGCAATTGGAAAGTTGCTCCAACACCACGTCTTGACATGGAAGGTGCAAAAAATGCATCTAACCAAGGTGGTAGCTCATGGTATGTACTAAACATTGACGGTAAAGAAGCAGCAGCAGAATTTTTAGGCCAAACATTTGGCTCTAACGCTGACTTCTACCAAAGCCTTGTAGAAGACGTAGGCGCACTTGGAACATACACTCCTGCATCTGAAGGTGACGCTTATCAGTTCGAAAACGAATTCTTTAACAATCAGCAAGTTGTCTATGATTTCTCTCAATGGATGGAAGAAATTCCACAAGTTGATTACGGTATGAACACTTACGGAATCGAAGACATCCTAGCAGCAGAAATCCAGCAATACTTGAACGGTAAATCTCTAGAAGACGTACTAGCAGACGCACAAGCACAAGCAGAAAACCAATTTAAGTAA